The following proteins are co-located in the Triticum aestivum cultivar Chinese Spring chromosome 1A, IWGSC CS RefSeq v2.1, whole genome shotgun sequence genome:
- the LOC123046497 gene encoding uncharacterized protein isoform X2, whose translation MGNCRSSSRALLGKTHVVPDSEWGIQDFGKTHVPVFEWRIQDFSSLLKTGAKSTISGAFHCSGYNWFLQVIPMHKEAGAGTPYVALRLMPSQLSLVPGHTVHAVFELSIYNHTKGMYCGCKATYNFDFKNTYSKEHCLIPLQELLKSSAFLVDDSCVFAVEILKIDVSSPEKKAVVIQKKATIVQNLFVQNKGFVKGTYTWTMNNFPELDLKHFVRSPTFEVGGQKWYIGMYPRGDKYSTDCLSLYLHLDASDEHQLESKKVAVMTLSILDQTNGKHFTRTSGLWVCGQGWGWPNFLGLKKLKDPSGGYVVGSSCVVKADLTIVGSSNDG comes from the exons CCCGTGCACTCTTAGGGAAGACCCATGTTGTTCCGGATTCAGAATGGGGGATTCAGGACTTCGGAAAGACCCATGTTCCAGTTTTTGAATGGAGGATTCAGGACTTCTCGTCACTGCTTAAGACTGGAGCTAAGAGCACAATATCTGGTGCTTTTCACTGCTCTGGGTATAACTG GTTCCTACAAGTGATTCCAATGCATAAAGAAGCTGGTGCTGGAACTCCATATGTTGCTCTTCGTCTTATGCCATCCCAATTGAGCTTGGTGCCAGGTCACACGGTTCACGCGGTGTTTGAGTTGTCAATATACAACCATACAAAAGGAATGTACTGTGGATGCAAAG CTACCTACAACTTTGATTTCAAGAATACCTACTCGAAGGAGCATTGCTTGATTCCTCTTCAGGAGCTACTGAAATCATCTGCTTTTCTAGTGGATGATAGCTGTGTCTTTGCTGTGGAGATATTGAAGATTGATGTCTCTTCTCCTGAAAAGAAGGCTGTTGTGATTCAGAAGAAGGCTACCATAGTTCAGAACCTCTTTGTCCAGAATAAGGGATTCGTCAAAGGAACATACACTTGGACCATGAACAATTTCCCTGAATTGGATTTGAAGCACTTCGTCCGTTCTCCTACATTTGAAGTTGGCGGACAAAAATG GTACATCGGCATGTATCCACGTGGTGACAAGTACAGCACTGATTGCCTCAGCTTGTACTTACACCTGGATGCCTCGGATGAGCACCAACTCGAGTCCAAGAAGGTGGCTGTAATGACTCTGTCCATCCTGGACCAAACGAATGGAAAACACTTCACTagaacttcag GTCTCTGGGTATGTGGACAAGGATGGGGATGGCCTAACTTCCTTGGACTCAAGAAACTCAAGGACCCGTCGGGAGGCTATGTTGTAGGATCGAGCTGCGTTGTGAAGGCAGATCTCACTATCGTTGGTTCATCCAATGATGGCTAG